The following are encoded together in the Acipenser ruthenus chromosome 24, fAciRut3.2 maternal haplotype, whole genome shotgun sequence genome:
- the LOC117429864 gene encoding phosphatidylinositol transfer protein alpha isoform, translated as MLIKEFRVILPISVEEYQVGQLYSVAEASKNETGGGEGVEVLKNEPYENNGEKGQYTHKIYHLQSKVPATVRMLAPAGALNIHEKAWNAYPYCRTIITNEYMKDDFLIKIETWHKPDLGKQENVHGLDPDTWKNVEVVYIDIADRSLVHQRDYKPDEDPSKFKSAKTGRGPLGPDWKKELSQKTDCPHMCAYKLVTIKFKWWGLQNKVENFIQKQERRLFTNFHRQLFCWIDKWIELTMEDIRRMEDETKKELDEMRVKDPVKGMTATED; from the exons TACCAGGTGGGCCAGCTGTACTCCGTGGCCGAGGCGAGTAAAAACGAGACGGGAGGCGGAGAGGGCGTGGAGGTGCTGAAGAACGAGCCCTACGAGAATAACGGAGAGAAAGGACAGTACACACACAAGATCTACCATCTCCAGAG CAAAGTCCCGGCCACCGTGCGAATGCTGGCTCCAGCGGGGGCGCTGAATATCCACGAGAAGGCCTGGAACGCATACCCCTACTGCAGGACCA TTATCACG AACGAATACATGAAGGATGACTTTCTGATTAAAATCGAAACCTGGCACAAACCAGACCTCGGAAAGCAGGAAAAC gtCCACGGGCTGGACCCAGACACCTGGAAGAACGTGGAGGTGGTCTACATCGACATTGCAGATCGATCCCTGGTGCACCAAAGG GATTACAAACCCGATGAAGATCCGTCAAAATTCAAGTCTGCGAAAACAGGCCGTGGTCCGCTGGGCCCTGATTGGAAG aAAGAGCTCTCCCAGAAGACAGACTGCCCCCACATGTGCGCCTACAAGCTGGTAACAATCAAGTTCAAGTGGTGGGGCCTCCAGAACAAAGTGGAGAACTTCATACAGAAG CAAGAGAGACGTCTCTTCACGAATTTCCACCGGCAGCTGTTCTGCTGGATCGACAAGTGGATTGAGCTGACCATGGAGGACATTCGCCGCATGGAGGACGAGACCAAGAAAGAGCTGGACGAG ATGAGAGTGAAGGATCCAGTAAAAGGCATGACTGCGACAGAAGACTGA